One region of Trinickia violacea genomic DNA includes:
- the bioB gene encoding biotin synthase BioB has protein sequence MTQFQPAAETASATVTQATQAANAGGTPARWRVADVAALYELPFNDLLLRAQQVHREHFDANAVQLSTLLSIKTGGCEEDCGYCSQSAHHDTGLKAEKLMDVDVVLEAARAAKANGATRFCMGAAWRNPKERHMEPLTAMVRGVKDMGLETCMTLGMLEDAQAKQLADAGLDYYNHNLDTSPEFYGQIISTRTYQDRLDTLERVRDAGINVCCGGIIGMGESRRERAGLIAQLANMNPYPESVPINNLVAIEGTPLENTEPLDPLEFVRTIAVARITMPKAMVRLSAGRQQLDDGMQALCFLAGANSIFYGDQLLTTSNPQADKDRKLLARLGMRAEAAQQMPVETAQQCDRATSAN, from the coding sequence ATGACTCAGTTCCAACCTGCCGCCGAGACTGCGAGCGCCACCGTCACGCAAGCCACTCAAGCCGCGAATGCCGGCGGCACGCCGGCGCGCTGGCGCGTGGCCGATGTCGCCGCGCTGTACGAACTGCCGTTCAACGACCTGCTGTTGCGCGCGCAACAGGTGCACCGCGAGCATTTCGACGCGAACGCCGTGCAGCTCTCGACGCTGCTGTCGATCAAGACCGGCGGCTGCGAAGAGGATTGCGGCTACTGCTCGCAATCCGCGCATCACGACACCGGCCTGAAGGCGGAGAAACTCATGGACGTGGACGTCGTGCTCGAAGCGGCGCGCGCCGCGAAGGCCAACGGCGCGACGCGCTTTTGCATGGGCGCGGCCTGGCGCAATCCGAAGGAGCGCCACATGGAGCCGCTCACCGCGATGGTTCGCGGCGTGAAGGACATGGGCCTCGAAACCTGCATGACGCTCGGCATGCTCGAAGACGCGCAAGCGAAGCAGCTCGCCGACGCCGGGCTCGACTACTACAACCACAACCTCGACACGTCGCCCGAGTTCTACGGACAGATCATTTCGACACGCACCTACCAAGACCGTCTCGACACGCTCGAACGCGTGCGCGACGCGGGCATCAACGTCTGCTGCGGCGGCATCATCGGCATGGGTGAGTCGCGCCGCGAGCGCGCGGGCCTGATCGCTCAGCTCGCGAACATGAACCCGTATCCGGAGTCGGTGCCGATCAACAACCTCGTGGCGATCGAAGGCACGCCGCTCGAAAACACCGAACCGCTCGACCCGCTCGAATTCGTGCGCACGATCGCGGTCGCGCGCATCACGATGCCGAAGGCGATGGTGCGTTTGTCGGCCGGCCGCCAGCAGCTCGACGACGGGATGCAGGCGCTGTGCTTCCTGGCCGGCGCAAACTCGATCTTCTACGGCGACCAGTTGCTGACGACCAGCAACCCGCAGGCGGACAAGGATCGCAAGCTGCTCGCGCGGCTCGGCATGCGCGCCGAGGCGGCGCAGCAGATGCCGGTGGAAACGGCGCAGCAGTGCGACCGCGCGACGTCCGCGAACTAA
- the bioD gene encoding dethiobiotin synthase → MSTPLSLFVTGTDTEIGKTLVSCALLRGLTRAGLRAAAMKPIAAGAYERDGQWRNEDADRLDAAASVLLAPEIRTPYLLKAPAAPHIVAAQEGVALDIAHIVACHAQAREQADIVVVEGVGGFRVPLDDTHDTADLALALNLPVVLVVGMRLGCISHALLTADAIASRGLRIAGWVANRVDPAMRFADENIESIRTWLEREHRAPLLGVVPHLASTASDSIADAAADCIDTAKLLQTLRTTQR, encoded by the coding sequence ATGAGCACGCCGCTTTCACTCTTCGTCACCGGCACCGACACGGAAATCGGCAAGACGCTCGTTTCCTGCGCCCTGCTGCGCGGCTTGACTCGGGCGGGCTTGCGCGCCGCCGCGATGAAACCCATCGCCGCCGGCGCCTACGAACGCGATGGCCAATGGCGCAATGAAGACGCCGATCGGCTCGACGCCGCGGCGAGCGTATTGCTTGCCCCTGAGATCCGCACCCCGTATCTGCTGAAAGCGCCTGCGGCGCCGCATATCGTCGCGGCGCAAGAAGGCGTTGCGCTGGATATCGCGCACATCGTCGCTTGCCATGCGCAAGCGCGCGAGCAAGCGGATATCGTCGTCGTCGAAGGCGTCGGCGGTTTTCGCGTGCCGCTCGACGATACGCACGACACCGCCGACCTCGCGCTCGCACTGAACCTGCCGGTCGTGCTCGTGGTCGGCATGCGGCTCGGCTGCATCAGCCATGCCTTGCTCACGGCCGACGCGATCGCGTCGCGCGGCTTGCGCATCGCGGGCTGGGTCGCCAATCGCGTCGACCCGGCGATGCGCTTCGCCGACGAGAACATCGAGTCGATTCGCACCTGGCTCGAACGCGAGCACCGCGCGCCGCTCCTCGGCGTCGTGCCGCATCTCGCGTCGACCGCGTCCGACTCCATCGCCGATGCCGCAGCCGATTGCATCGACACCGCCAAGCTATTGCAGACGCTGCGCACCACGCAGCGCTGA
- the bioF gene encoding 8-amino-7-oxononanoate synthase gives MFILDTLKEGLADLDARGLRRRRRIADTPCGAHMRVDGRDIVGFASNDYLGLAGHPALAAALAEGAARYGAGSGGSHLLGGHSRAHEQLEDDLAEFAGGFVDAPRALSFSTGYMANLAALTALAGRGTTLFSDALNHASLIDGARLARADVQIYPHNDAEALAAMLEASDAAVKVIVSDTVFSMDGDIAPLAALLALAERHGAWLVVDDAHGFGVLGPQGRGALAAAALRSPHLVYICTLGKAAGVAGACVIAHETVIEWLLQRARPYIFTTASPPAVAHAVSASIKIIAGQEGDARRAHLATLIERTRAMLKATRWQPVDSHTAVQPLIIGSNEAALAVAARLDEAGLWVPAIRPPTVPVGTSRLRISLSAAHSHEDLARLEMALAQLDEVNHA, from the coding sequence ATGTTCATCCTCGACACGCTAAAAGAAGGGCTCGCCGATCTCGACGCGCGCGGCCTGCGCCGCCGCCGGCGCATCGCCGATACCCCTTGCGGCGCGCACATGCGCGTCGACGGTCGCGACATCGTCGGCTTTGCGAGCAACGACTATCTCGGCCTCGCCGGCCACCCCGCGCTCGCTGCCGCGCTCGCCGAGGGCGCCGCGCGCTACGGCGCGGGCAGCGGCGGCTCGCACCTGCTCGGCGGGCACTCGCGCGCGCACGAACAACTCGAAGACGACCTCGCCGAATTTGCGGGCGGCTTCGTCGATGCGCCGCGCGCGCTGTCGTTTTCCACCGGCTACATGGCGAATCTCGCGGCGCTCACCGCGCTCGCGGGCCGCGGCACCACGCTCTTCTCCGACGCGCTCAATCACGCCTCGCTGATCGACGGCGCCCGCCTCGCGCGCGCCGACGTGCAGATCTATCCGCATAACGACGCCGAAGCGCTGGCCGCCATGCTCGAAGCGTCCGACGCCGCGGTGAAAGTGATCGTCAGCGACACGGTGTTCAGCATGGACGGCGACATCGCGCCGCTCGCCGCGCTGCTCGCGCTAGCGGAGCGGCACGGCGCGTGGCTCGTCGTCGACGATGCGCACGGCTTCGGCGTGCTCGGCCCGCAAGGCCGCGGCGCGCTCGCTGCCGCCGCGCTGCGTTCGCCGCATCTCGTCTACATCTGCACGCTCGGCAAGGCCGCGGGTGTGGCGGGCGCGTGCGTGATCGCGCACGAGACGGTGATCGAATGGCTGCTGCAGCGCGCGCGTCCGTACATCTTCACGACGGCGTCGCCGCCTGCGGTCGCTCACGCGGTCTCGGCCAGCATCAAGATCATCGCGGGCCAGGAAGGCGACGCGCGGCGCGCGCACCTCGCGACGCTCATCGAGCGCACGCGCGCGATGCTCAAAGCCACGCGCTGGCAGCCGGTCGATTCGCACACCGCCGTGCAGCCGCTCATCATCGGCTCGAACGAAGCCGCGCTGGCCGTCGCCGCGCGTCTCGACGAGGCGGGCCTGTGGGTACCCGCGATTCGTCCGCCGACCGTGCCGGTGGGCACGTCGCGATTGCGCATCTCGCTGTCGGCGGCGCATTCTCATGAAGACCTCGCGCGTCTGGAAATGGCGCTGGCGCAGCTCGACGAGGTGAATCACGCATGA
- the bioA gene encoding adenosylmethionine--8-amino-7-oxononanoate transaminase has translation MKASATEDWVARSLKAVWHPCTQMKHHERLPLIPVARGSGAWLYDREGHRYLDAISSWWVNLFGHANPRINDALKAQLDTLEHAMLAGCTHEPAVELAERLSLLTQNTLGHAFFASDGASAVEIALKMSFHYWRNHGKSEKREFVCVANSYHGETIGALGVTDVALFKDAYDPLIRHAHVVASPDARHARDGESAADVARRALDTVRTLFEARAAQIAALIVEPLVQCATGMAMHDASYIAGLRALCDRYGVHLIADEIAVGCGRTGTFFASEQASVWPDFLCLSKGISGGYLPLSIVLSRDDIFAAFYDDDTTRGFLHSHSYTGNPLACRAALATLDLFASDNVLAANASKSAQLREALNPLATHESVRNFRQCGTIFAFDAVLEGQAGKTFSRRFFETGLAKELLLRPIGTTVYLMPPYILDAEEIALLASRTRETFEATLAEAS, from the coding sequence TTGAAAGCATCAGCAACCGAAGACTGGGTCGCACGCAGCCTCAAAGCCGTGTGGCATCCCTGTACGCAGATGAAGCACCATGAGCGGCTGCCGCTCATTCCCGTTGCGCGAGGCAGCGGCGCATGGCTCTACGATCGCGAGGGGCACCGCTATCTCGACGCGATCAGCTCGTGGTGGGTCAATCTGTTCGGGCACGCGAATCCGCGCATCAACGACGCGCTCAAAGCTCAGCTCGATACGCTCGAACACGCGATGCTCGCGGGTTGCACGCACGAGCCTGCGGTCGAACTCGCGGAGCGGTTGTCGCTACTCACGCAGAACACGCTGGGTCATGCGTTCTTTGCGTCGGACGGCGCATCGGCCGTCGAGATTGCGCTCAAGATGAGCTTTCACTATTGGCGCAATCACGGGAAGAGCGAGAAGCGCGAGTTCGTCTGCGTGGCAAACAGCTATCACGGCGAGACGATCGGCGCGCTCGGCGTGACCGATGTCGCGTTGTTCAAGGACGCATACGACCCGCTGATCCGTCACGCGCATGTGGTGGCCTCGCCCGATGCGCGCCACGCGCGCGATGGCGAAAGCGCGGCCGATGTCGCGCGCCGTGCGCTCGACACCGTGCGCACGCTCTTCGAAGCGCGCGCCGCACAGATCGCCGCGCTGATCGTCGAGCCGCTCGTGCAATGCGCGACGGGCATGGCGATGCACGATGCCTCGTACATAGCGGGGCTGCGCGCGCTGTGCGATCGATACGGCGTGCACCTGATCGCCGACGAAATCGCCGTCGGCTGCGGACGCACCGGGACGTTCTTCGCGAGCGAGCAAGCGAGCGTGTGGCCCGACTTCCTGTGCTTGTCGAAAGGCATCAGCGGCGGGTATTTGCCGCTGTCGATCGTGCTGTCGCGCGACGACATCTTCGCGGCCTTCTACGACGACGACACCACGCGCGGCTTCTTGCATTCGCACTCGTACACCGGCAATCCGCTGGCATGCCGCGCTGCGCTGGCGACGCTCGATCTGTTCGCCAGCGATAACGTGCTGGCCGCAAACGCAAGCAAATCGGCGCAGCTCCGCGAAGCGCTGAATCCGCTCGCGACGCACGAGTCCGTGCGCAATTTCCGTCAATGCGGAACGATCTTCGCGTTCGATGCCGTGCTCGAAGGCCAGGCTGGAAAAACCTTCTCGCGCCGCTTCTTCGAAACCGGGCTCGCCAAGGAACTGTTGCTGCGTCCGATCGGCACGACGGTCTACCTGATGCCGCCATATATTCTGGACGCCGAAGAAATCGCGTTGCTCGCCTCTCGCACGCGTGAGACGTTCGAGGCGACGCTGGCGGAGGCATCCTGA
- a CDS encoding dienelactone hydrolase family protein encodes MSLKKILIGCLAACALSVAHPQTGRAEPLAIANIAAAGPLSKAHVPNLEYHDAYQPNVGADLNEQIIRIPVDASGSVTLETTIFKPDGPGPFPMVVFNHGKIQGDPREQTRSRPIAFAREFVRRGYIVVAPNREGFADSGGTYQQAGCDVERNGVAQADDVAATIAFMSKQSYVDAQHIVVAGSSHGGLTTIAYGANAAPGVRGLVNFSGGLRQDACSGWQNNLTQAFETYGENTRVPSLWLYGDNDSVWTPALSAKMYAAYVAHGAKAQLVDFGDYKNDAHRLVVDHDGVGVWWPPVEAFLAHIGMPTSIQYRVDEPSMPKASGYAALDAVNAVPFLDAAGRAGYLNFLKQYPTRAFAVSDSGAWSWAEGGDNPMALAVQNCEKEGAGKCHLYAVNDSVVWKDGHSAATAQAANDAPPADDNRESHALASR; translated from the coding sequence ATGAGTTTGAAGAAGATTTTGATCGGATGTCTGGCAGCGTGCGCGCTGTCAGTCGCCCATCCCCAGACGGGCCGTGCCGAGCCGCTCGCAATCGCGAACATCGCTGCTGCCGGGCCGCTTTCCAAAGCCCACGTTCCGAACCTCGAATACCACGACGCTTATCAGCCGAACGTCGGCGCCGATCTGAACGAGCAGATCATCCGGATCCCCGTCGATGCATCCGGCTCCGTCACGCTCGAAACGACGATTTTCAAGCCGGACGGTCCCGGCCCCTTTCCGATGGTCGTGTTCAACCACGGCAAGATCCAGGGCGATCCGCGCGAACAGACGCGCAGCCGGCCGATCGCGTTCGCTCGCGAATTCGTGCGGCGCGGCTATATCGTCGTGGCGCCGAATCGTGAGGGCTTCGCGGACTCGGGCGGCACGTATCAGCAAGCCGGCTGCGACGTCGAACGCAACGGCGTCGCGCAAGCCGACGATGTCGCCGCGACGATCGCCTTCATGTCGAAGCAATCGTATGTCGATGCGCAGCACATCGTCGTGGCGGGTTCCTCGCATGGCGGCCTCACGACGATCGCATACGGCGCCAACGCCGCGCCCGGTGTGCGCGGCCTCGTCAATTTCTCGGGCGGCTTGCGCCAGGATGCGTGCAGCGGCTGGCAAAACAACCTCACGCAAGCCTTCGAAACCTACGGCGAAAACACGCGGGTGCCGTCGTTGTGGCTCTACGGCGACAACGATTCGGTCTGGACGCCGGCGCTCTCCGCGAAAATGTATGCGGCCTACGTCGCGCACGGCGCGAAGGCGCAGTTGGTCGACTTCGGCGACTACAAGAACGACGCGCACCGGCTCGTCGTCGATCACGATGGCGTGGGCGTCTGGTGGCCGCCCGTCGAGGCGTTTCTCGCGCACATCGGCATGCCGACGAGCATCCAGTACCGCGTCGACGAACCGTCGATGCCGAAGGCGTCCGGCTACGCCGCGCTCGATGCCGTGAATGCCGTGCCGTTCCTCGATGCCGCAGGCCGCGCGGGCTATCTGAACTTCCTCAAGCAGTATCCGACGCGCGCGTTCGCCGTGTCCGATTCGGGCGCGTGGTCGTGGGCCGAAGGCGGCGACAACCCGATGGCGCTCGCGGTCCAGAACTGCGAAAAGGAAGGCGCGGGCAAGTGCCATCTCTACGCCGTCAACGATTCGGTGGTGTGGAAAGACGGCCACTCGGCTGCGACCGCGCAAGCCGCGAACGATGCGCCCCCTGCCGACGACAATCGCGAGAGCCACGCGCTCGCGAGCCGCTGA
- a CDS encoding YchJ family protein, with translation MTNRVSTTPAARPLECPCGGTAPDKASAAKAPRFADCCGRFIDGGESAPTALELMRSRYSAYVLGATDYLRGTWDPATCPPDLDIDTTAADAPRWLGLQVKRFETLDDTHAIVEFVARYKVGGRAQRLHEISRFMRGADARWRYVDGDVSER, from the coding sequence ATGACGAACCGCGTATCGACGACGCCCGCCGCCCGTCCGCTTGAATGCCCTTGCGGCGGCACGGCGCCGGACAAGGCGTCCGCCGCCAAAGCGCCGCGCTTTGCAGACTGCTGCGGACGTTTCATCGATGGCGGCGAATCCGCGCCCACCGCCCTCGAACTGATGCGCTCGCGCTACAGCGCGTACGTGCTCGGCGCGACCGATTACCTGCGCGGCACCTGGGACCCTGCGACCTGTCCCCCGGATCTCGACATCGATACAACCGCCGCCGACGCCCCGCGCTGGCTCGGCCTGCAAGTCAAACGCTTCGAAACACTCGACGATACCCACGCCATCGTCGAATTCGTCGCACGATACAAAGTCGGCGGACGTGCGCAGCGTTTGCATGAAATCAGCCGTTTCATGCGCGGCGCCGATGCGCGCTGGCGCTACGTCGATGGCGATGTAAGCGAGCGCTGA
- a CDS encoding acyl-CoA dehydrogenase family protein codes for MVLDQDHQMIRDAVRTFVREAVTPHAAQWDRDRTFPKDVHRQLAELGAYGVLVPEAYGGAGLDALALAVILEEIAAGDGGTSTAISVNNCPVCSILLTYGNDAQKRDWLTPLARGEMLGAFCLTEPQAGSDASALRTTATRDGDTYVLNGVKQFITSGKNGDVAIVMAVTDKAAGKRGISAFIVPTTTPGYLVARVEDKLGQHSSDTAQIVFEECRVPAANLIGAEGEGYKIALSGLEGGRIGIAAQSVGMARAAFEAALAYAKERESFGQPLFAHQAMQFRFAEMATQLEAARQLIWHAAALKDAGKPCLTEAAMAKLFASEAAERICSAALQVHGGYGYLSDFPVERIYRDVRVCQIYEGTSDIQKILIARGLN; via the coding sequence ATGGTGCTCGATCAGGACCACCAGATGATTCGCGACGCGGTGCGCACATTCGTGCGCGAGGCGGTGACGCCGCACGCCGCGCAGTGGGACCGCGACCGCACGTTCCCGAAGGACGTGCACCGGCAGCTCGCCGAACTCGGCGCCTATGGCGTGCTCGTGCCCGAGGCCTATGGCGGAGCGGGGCTCGATGCGCTCGCGCTCGCCGTGATCCTCGAAGAGATCGCAGCGGGCGACGGCGGCACGTCGACGGCAATCTCGGTCAACAACTGCCCCGTGTGCAGCATCCTGCTCACCTATGGCAACGACGCGCAGAAACGCGACTGGCTCACGCCGCTCGCGCGCGGCGAGATGCTCGGCGCGTTCTGCCTGACCGAGCCGCAAGCGGGGTCCGACGCTTCGGCGCTGCGCACCACCGCAACGCGCGACGGCGACACGTACGTGCTCAACGGCGTCAAGCAGTTCATCACGAGCGGCAAGAACGGCGACGTCGCGATCGTGATGGCCGTCACCGACAAAGCCGCGGGCAAGCGCGGCATCAGCGCGTTCATCGTGCCGACGACTACCCCCGGCTACCTCGTCGCGCGCGTCGAAGACAAGCTCGGCCAGCATTCGTCCGACACCGCCCAGATCGTGTTCGAGGAGTGCCGCGTGCCGGCCGCGAACCTGATCGGCGCGGAAGGCGAAGGCTACAAGATCGCGCTGTCGGGTCTCGAAGGCGGACGCATCGGCATCGCGGCGCAGAGCGTCGGCATGGCGCGCGCGGCGTTCGAGGCGGCGCTCGCGTATGCGAAGGAACGCGAGAGCTTCGGCCAGCCGCTCTTCGCGCATCAGGCCATGCAGTTCCGCTTCGCCGAGATGGCGACGCAACTCGAAGCCGCCCGTCAGCTCATCTGGCACGCGGCGGCGCTCAAAGACGCCGGCAAGCCCTGCCTCACCGAGGCGGCGATGGCAAAACTGTTCGCCTCCGAAGCCGCCGAGCGCATCTGCTCTGCGGCGCTGCAAGTGCACGGCGGCTACGGCTACCTGAGCGACTTCCCCGTCGAGCGGATTTACCGTGACGTACGCGTGTGCCAGATCTATGAGGGTACGAGCGACATCCAAAAGATCCTGATCGCACGCGGTCTCAACTGA
- a CDS encoding SDR family oxidoreductase, producing MKTALIVGASRGIGREFARQYKRAGWRVLATARDDDALDSLAELGCETFSLDITEPEEIAALGWKLDGERLNAAVIVSGVYGPRTEGVETITAEDFDYVMATNVRGPMQLMPTLLPLVEEAQGVLAVLSSKMGSISEATGTTGWLYRASKAALNDALKIASLQTRRATCIALHPGWVRTDMGGAQAAIDPERSVTGMRDVLAQAAAAHASFNGRFFQYDGIAIEW from the coding sequence ATGAAGACCGCATTGATCGTAGGCGCGTCGCGCGGCATCGGACGCGAGTTCGCGCGTCAATACAAGCGTGCGGGTTGGCGCGTGCTCGCGACGGCGCGCGATGACGACGCGCTCGATTCACTCGCCGAACTCGGCTGCGAGACGTTTTCGCTCGACATCACGGAGCCGGAGGAAATCGCCGCGCTCGGCTGGAAGCTCGATGGCGAACGGCTCAACGCCGCGGTCATTGTCTCCGGCGTGTACGGTCCGCGCACCGAAGGCGTCGAGACCATCACGGCCGAGGATTTCGACTACGTGATGGCAACCAACGTCCGCGGCCCGATGCAGCTGATGCCGACCCTGCTGCCGCTAGTCGAAGAGGCGCAAGGCGTGCTCGCAGTGCTGTCGAGCAAGATGGGCAGCATCAGCGAAGCGACGGGCACGACGGGCTGGCTCTATCGCGCGAGCAAGGCGGCGCTCAACGATGCGCTGAAGATCGCGTCGCTGCAGACGCGCCGCGCAACCTGCATCGCGCTGCATCCCGGCTGGGTGCGCACGGACATGGGCGGCGCACAGGCGGCCATCGATCCCGAGCGCAGCGTGACGGGCATGCGCGACGTGCTCGCGCAAGCGGCTGCCGCGCATGCGTCGTTCAATGGCCGCTTCTTTCAATACGACGGCATCGCCATCGAGTGGTAG
- a CDS encoding acetyl-CoA C-acetyltransferase has product MSETTKDPIVIAAAARTPMAAFQGDFAALTSPQLGAAAIAAALERSGLKPEQIEEVLMGCVLPAGLGQAPARQAALGAGLPLATGCTTVNKMCGSGMRAAMFAHDMLAAGSVDVMIAGGMESMTNAPYLLPKARGGMRMGHGQVIDHMFYDGLEDAYEKGRLMGTFAEECAASFDFTRAAQDAFAIESLTRAKRANEDGSFAWEIAPVKVESRKGDVTIERDEQPFKANLDKIPTLKPAFSKTGTVTAANSSSISDGAAALVIMRESTAARLGVTPLARVVGHSTFAQEPAKFTTAPVGAIKKLFDKNGWRAGDVDLYEINEAFAVVTMAAMKEHNLPHEKVNVNGGACALGHPIGASGARILVTLIGALRARAAKRGVASLCIGGGEATAMGIELV; this is encoded by the coding sequence ATGAGTGAGACAACGAAAGATCCCATCGTCATCGCAGCAGCGGCGCGCACGCCGATGGCTGCGTTTCAAGGCGACTTCGCCGCGCTGACCTCGCCGCAACTGGGCGCGGCCGCCATCGCGGCCGCGCTCGAACGCTCGGGCCTCAAGCCCGAGCAAATCGAAGAAGTGCTAATGGGCTGCGTGCTGCCCGCGGGCTTAGGCCAAGCGCCCGCGCGGCAAGCCGCGCTCGGCGCCGGTCTGCCGCTTGCCACCGGCTGCACGACAGTCAACAAGATGTGCGGCTCCGGCATGCGCGCGGCGATGTTCGCGCACGACATGCTGGCGGCCGGCAGCGTCGACGTGATGATTGCGGGCGGCATGGAAAGCATGACGAACGCGCCGTACCTGCTGCCGAAAGCGCGCGGCGGCATGCGCATGGGCCACGGCCAGGTGATCGACCACATGTTCTACGACGGTCTCGAAGACGCGTATGAGAAGGGCCGTCTGATGGGCACGTTCGCCGAGGAATGCGCGGCGTCGTTCGACTTCACGCGCGCGGCGCAAGATGCGTTCGCGATTGAATCGCTGACGCGCGCGAAACGCGCGAACGAAGACGGCTCGTTCGCGTGGGAGATCGCGCCGGTGAAAGTCGAAAGCCGCAAGGGCGACGTGACGATCGAGCGCGACGAGCAGCCGTTCAAGGCGAACCTCGACAAGATCCCGACGCTCAAGCCCGCCTTCAGCAAGACCGGCACCGTCACGGCCGCGAATTCGTCGTCGATTTCCGACGGCGCCGCCGCGCTCGTGATAATGCGCGAATCGACGGCCGCACGCCTCGGCGTCACGCCGCTTGCCCGTGTCGTCGGCCACTCGACGTTCGCGCAGGAGCCCGCGAAGTTCACGACGGCCCCGGTCGGCGCGATCAAGAAGCTGTTCGACAAGAACGGCTGGCGCGCGGGCGATGTCGATCTGTACGAGATCAACGAAGCGTTCGCCGTCGTCACGATGGCCGCGATGAAGGAGCACAACCTGCCGCACGAGAAGGTCAACGTGAACGGCGGCGCGTGCGCGCTCGGCCATCCGATCGGCGCCTCGGGCGCGCGCATTCTCGTCACGCTGATCGGCGCGCTGCGAGCGCGTGCGGCCAAGCGCGGCGTCGCGAGCCTGTGCATCGGCGGCGGCGAAGCGACGGCGATGGGCATCGAGCTCGTCTGA
- the can gene encoding carbonate dehydratase, producing MSTKNSPHSLDHLFANNETWVERKLAEDPQYFSRLVDQQTPEYLWIGCSDSRVPANEIIGLPPGEVFVHRNIANVVVHSDLNCLSVLQFAVDLLKVKHIMVVGHYGCSGVGAALFDRRVGLADNWLHHIQDVRAKHAGLLDEWPIGDARHRRLVELNAIEQVMNVCRTTIINDAWARSQPLTVHGWVYGLHDGRVRDLGMTISEPGMLESTYKRCVDALSASGARSAQNDVVAADAAQLGDVPAIVHGVIKELKHE from the coding sequence ATGAGCACCAAAAATAGTCCGCATTCGCTCGACCACTTGTTCGCGAACAACGAGACCTGGGTGGAACGCAAGCTCGCCGAGGACCCGCAGTATTTCTCGCGCCTCGTCGACCAGCAAACGCCCGAATACCTGTGGATCGGCTGCTCCGATTCGCGCGTGCCCGCCAACGAGATCATCGGCCTGCCGCCGGGTGAAGTCTTCGTTCACCGCAACATCGCGAACGTCGTCGTGCATAGCGACTTGAACTGCCTGTCGGTGCTTCAGTTCGCCGTCGATCTGCTGAAGGTAAAGCACATCATGGTGGTCGGCCACTATGGCTGCTCGGGCGTCGGCGCGGCGCTGTTCGACCGGCGCGTCGGCCTCGCGGACAACTGGCTGCATCACATCCAGGATGTGCGCGCGAAGCACGCCGGGCTGCTCGACGAATGGCCGATCGGCGACGCGCGCCATCGGCGGCTCGTCGAACTGAATGCGATCGAGCAGGTCATGAACGTGTGCCGCACGACGATCATCAACGACGCGTGGGCGCGCAGCCAGCCACTCACCGTTCACGGCTGGGTGTACGGGCTGCATGACGGCCGCGTGCGCGATCTCGGCATGACGATTTCCGAGCCGGGCATGCTCGAATCGACCTATAAGCGCTGCGTCGACGCGTTGTCGGCAAGCGGCGCCCGCTCGGCGCAAAACGACGTGGTCGCCGCCGACGCCGCCCAACTCGGCGACGTCCCGGCGATCGTGCACGGTGTTATCAAGGAGCTGAAACATGAGTGA